One genomic region from Solwaraspora sp. WMMD792 encodes:
- a CDS encoding Gmad2 immunoglobulin-like domain-containing protein — protein sequence MDTDHDNQPGDARTADLLRRALHTEADRTDVRPDGLTSIRGKIDARRRRRVPAVLLGAAAATVAASLVGVVGCLPPAPQPGPPSGAASAGPAPPGGAPTSRPTDRPTDRDGPVAGPATGGPPTAGAAGQQAGTPVATLPVYYVDAADGGGLRLYREFHRFQLTDTGVVAELRAALGEMLTAARLADPDYRTLWPAGATVATVWTQYDIVGVNITGAGVANLDAAGAAAAVQQLAWTVAGVTGGDPRIRLLLDGEPVDRLWGHIDTGDEITKGAALDTLAMLWLIDPQHGDTVGSTFTVHLAGSVHEATAQLRIRQGGRVVHRQYVTLDAGAPGRGEAFVELSLPPGDYIIEAYEESMVADEAPRHLVDAAITVR from the coding sequence ATGGACACCGACCACGACAACCAGCCCGGCGACGCCCGCACCGCTGACCTGCTGCGTCGGGCGCTGCACACCGAAGCCGACCGGACCGACGTACGGCCCGACGGGCTGACCTCGATCCGCGGGAAGATCGACGCCCGTCGGCGGCGCCGGGTGCCGGCGGTGCTGCTGGGTGCCGCCGCCGCGACCGTCGCCGCCAGCCTGGTCGGCGTGGTCGGCTGCCTGCCGCCGGCCCCGCAGCCCGGCCCGCCGTCCGGGGCGGCCTCCGCCGGCCCGGCTCCGCCCGGCGGGGCACCGACCAGCCGGCCGACGGACCGGCCGACCGACCGCGACGGCCCGGTCGCTGGCCCGGCGACCGGTGGTCCGCCGACCGCCGGCGCCGCCGGACAGCAGGCCGGTACCCCGGTGGCGACCCTGCCGGTCTACTACGTCGACGCGGCCGACGGCGGCGGGTTGCGGCTCTACCGCGAGTTCCACCGTTTTCAGCTGACCGACACCGGCGTCGTCGCCGAACTGCGGGCCGCGCTCGGCGAGATGCTCACTGCGGCCCGGCTCGCCGACCCCGACTACCGCACCCTGTGGCCGGCCGGGGCCACCGTGGCCACCGTGTGGACCCAGTACGACATCGTCGGGGTCAACATCACCGGAGCCGGGGTCGCCAACCTCGACGCCGCCGGGGCCGCCGCCGCGGTGCAGCAGCTCGCCTGGACCGTCGCCGGCGTCACCGGCGGCGACCCGAGGATCCGGCTGCTGCTCGACGGCGAGCCGGTGGACCGGCTGTGGGGTCACATCGACACCGGCGACGAGATCACCAAGGGGGCCGCGCTGGACACCCTGGCCATGCTCTGGCTGATCGACCCGCAGCACGGCGACACCGTCGGGTCGACCTTCACGGTGCACCTCGCCGGCAGCGTCCACGAGGCCACCGCCCAGCTGCGGATCCGCCAGGGCGGACGGGTCGTGCACCGGCAGTACGTCACGCTCGATGCGGGCGCACCCGGCCGGGGTGAGGCGTTCGTCGAGCTGAGCCTGCCGCCCGGTGACTACATCATCGAGGCGTACGAGGAGTCGATGGTCGCCGACGAAGCCCCCCGGCACCTCGTCGACGCCGCGATCACCGTACGGTGA
- a CDS encoding phosphoribosyl-ATP diphosphatase, with the protein MPQSGTVKTFEELFAELQAKAAAGTPGSSTVAALERGVHAIGKKVVEEAAEAWMAAEHETPDRAAEEISQLLYQAQVLMLATGLELKDVYRHL; encoded by the coding sequence CTGCCACAATCGGGCACCGTGAAGACGTTCGAGGAGCTGTTCGCCGAGCTGCAGGCCAAGGCGGCGGCCGGGACCCCGGGCTCGTCGACGGTGGCCGCGCTGGAGCGCGGCGTGCACGCCATCGGCAAGAAGGTCGTCGAGGAGGCGGCCGAGGCGTGGATGGCCGCCGAGCACGAGACCCCCGACCGGGCCGCCGAGGAGATCTCCCAGCTGCTCTACCAGGCGCAGGTGCTGATGCTGGCCACCGGACTGGAGCTCAAGGACGTCTACCGACATCTCTGA
- the hisG gene encoding ATP phosphoribosyltransferase has protein sequence MLRIAVPNKGTLSGPAADMLREAGYRQRTDPKDLVCRDEANDVEFFYLRPRDIATYVGSGELELGITGRDLLIDSGSPAEELLDLDFAGATFRFAARPETLTRVPEQIAGRRIATAYPGVVESYLGEHGLKAEVVRLDGAVENAIRLGVADVIADVVETGATLRQAGLVTVGEPILRSSAVLVHPAGTATTGQADQLIRRLQGVLVAHRYVMLAYDVRADLLEQATALTPGIESPTISPLHREGWVAVQAMVRRAEVHRIMDELYDLGARAILVTDIHACRL, from the coding sequence ATGCTGCGCATCGCCGTACCGAACAAAGGCACCCTCTCCGGACCGGCCGCCGACATGCTGCGCGAGGCCGGCTACCGCCAGCGCACCGACCCCAAGGACCTGGTCTGCCGCGACGAGGCCAACGACGTCGAGTTCTTCTACCTGCGGCCCCGCGACATCGCCACCTATGTCGGCAGCGGTGAGCTGGAGCTCGGCATCACCGGCCGGGACCTGCTGATCGACTCCGGCAGCCCGGCCGAGGAGCTGCTCGACCTCGACTTCGCCGGGGCGACGTTCCGGTTCGCCGCCCGCCCGGAGACCCTGACCCGGGTGCCGGAGCAGATCGCCGGGCGACGCATCGCCACCGCGTACCCCGGGGTGGTCGAGAGCTACCTCGGCGAACACGGGCTGAAGGCCGAGGTGGTCCGGCTCGACGGCGCGGTCGAGAACGCCATCCGGCTCGGCGTCGCCGACGTCATCGCCGACGTGGTGGAGACCGGCGCCACGCTGCGCCAGGCCGGTCTGGTCACCGTCGGCGAGCCGATCCTGCGCTCCTCGGCGGTGCTGGTGCACCCGGCCGGTACCGCCACCACCGGCCAGGCCGACCAGCTGATCCGTCGGCTGCAGGGGGTCCTGGTCGCCCACCGGTACGTGATGCTCGCCTACGACGTGCGCGCCGACCTGCTGGAGCAGGCGACCGCGCTGACCCCGGGCATCGAGTCGCCGACCATCTCGCCGTTGCACCGAGAAGGCTGGGTGGCGGTGCAGGCCATGGTCCGCCGCGCCGAGGTGCACCGGATCATGGACGAGCTGTACGACCTGGGTGCCCGCGCCATCCTGGTCACCGACATCCACGCCTGCCGCCTCTGA
- a CDS encoding DMT family transporter, which yields MTVTGLGGVASASQSAVNAELGARMGSAPVGAIVNNIVGSSLIALGLLLFPTMRAGLRTLRAARLPWWGYLGGIGGGFFVVAATYAVPVLGVAVFTIAQVAGNSLGGLTVDRVGLAPAGRLAVTGPRVAGAVLGVVAVAVAQVGRPVGQLAVGLVAVAVVAGLAVAVQSALNGRVAAASSTAAGMVVNFAVATPFVLGTAALLGAFGAATRGGWPGDWFLYLGGLFGVMVMIGLLVGVRSVGVLRTGLAVLGGQLVGALLIDVLVPGGPSTGAGMLVGAVLILLAVVVSGRGSTPRTGDTGS from the coding sequence CTGACCGTCACCGGGCTCGGCGGGGTCGCGTCCGCGTCGCAGAGCGCGGTCAACGCCGAACTCGGCGCCCGGATGGGCAGCGCACCGGTCGGCGCGATCGTCAATAACATCGTCGGCTCGTCGCTGATCGCCCTCGGGCTGCTGCTCTTCCCGACGATGCGGGCCGGGCTGCGGACCCTGCGGGCCGCCCGGCTGCCCTGGTGGGGCTATCTCGGTGGGATCGGCGGCGGGTTCTTCGTGGTCGCCGCCACCTACGCGGTGCCGGTGCTCGGCGTGGCGGTGTTCACCATCGCCCAGGTCGCCGGTAACAGTCTCGGCGGGCTGACCGTGGACCGGGTCGGGCTGGCCCCGGCCGGCCGGCTCGCCGTCACCGGCCCCCGGGTCGCCGGTGCGGTGCTCGGCGTCGTGGCGGTCGCCGTCGCCCAGGTCGGCCGCCCGGTCGGACAACTGGCGGTCGGGCTGGTCGCCGTCGCCGTCGTCGCCGGGCTCGCGGTCGCGGTGCAGTCGGCGCTCAACGGGCGGGTCGCCGCGGCCAGCAGCACCGCCGCCGGCATGGTGGTCAACTTCGCCGTGGCCACCCCGTTCGTGCTTGGCACGGCGGCGCTGCTCGGCGCGTTCGGGGCCGCGACGCGCGGCGGCTGGCCGGGGGACTGGTTCCTCTACCTGGGTGGCCTGTTCGGGGTCATGGTGATGATCGGCCTGCTGGTCGGGGTCCGATCGGTGGGCGTGCTGCGGACCGGACTGGCCGTACTCGGTGGGCAGCTCGTCGGTGCGCTGCTGATCGACGTGCTCGTCCCGGGCGGGCCCTCGACGGGTGCCGGCATGCTGGTCGGCGCGGTACTGATCCTGCTCGCCGTCGTCGTGTCCGGTCGCGGCTCAACTCCTCGTACGGGTGACACCGGTTCCTGA
- a CDS encoding benzaldehyde dehydrogenase, which yields MALLDTTTWHGMIFSDGWTEAAGGTMAVMSPATRQEIGRVGVGNADDVTRACVRAAQAQRDWAATSYLERAAVLRRAGQLFEQYADDIGGWLIREAGSVPPKAEVETTTAAQECYEAATLPSHPTGEILASGQPRLSLARRLPVGVVGVIAPFNFPLILSIRSIAPALALGNAVVYKPDPRTAVCGGVSIARVFQEAGLPDGLLHVLPGGADIGQALIADPRVRVVSFTGSTAAGRKVGEAAARHLKRAQLELGGNSALIVLDDADLDLAVSAGAWGSFLHQGQICMATGRHLVHERIADQYVEQLAAKADHLPVGDPAAGQVALGPIIDEHQRDKIHSLVTASVDAGARLAAGGTYEELFYRPTVLAGATPTTPAFAQEVFGPVAPVATFADLDQAVALANDTEYGLSLGILSRDVMKAMALADRIPSGIVHINDQTVDDEAVAPFGGVGASGTGGRFGGPAANIEAFTETQWLTMQGDISRFPF from the coding sequence ATGGCACTACTCGACACGACGACGTGGCACGGCATGATCTTCAGCGACGGCTGGACCGAGGCGGCGGGTGGCACCATGGCCGTCATGTCGCCGGCCACCCGGCAGGAGATCGGTCGGGTCGGTGTCGGCAACGCCGACGACGTGACGCGGGCCTGCGTCCGGGCCGCGCAGGCGCAGCGCGACTGGGCCGCCACCAGCTACCTGGAGCGGGCCGCCGTGCTGCGCCGGGCCGGTCAGCTGTTCGAGCAGTACGCCGACGACATCGGCGGTTGGCTGATCCGCGAGGCTGGATCGGTGCCGCCAAAGGCCGAGGTGGAGACCACCACCGCCGCCCAGGAGTGCTACGAGGCGGCCACCCTGCCGTCGCATCCGACCGGCGAGATCCTGGCCAGCGGCCAGCCCCGGCTGAGTTTGGCGCGTCGGCTGCCGGTCGGGGTGGTCGGCGTCATCGCACCGTTCAACTTCCCGCTGATCCTGTCCATCCGGTCCATCGCACCGGCCCTGGCGCTGGGCAACGCGGTGGTCTACAAACCCGATCCGCGTACGGCGGTCTGTGGCGGGGTGTCGATCGCCCGGGTCTTCCAGGAGGCGGGTCTGCCGGACGGGCTGTTGCACGTGCTGCCCGGTGGTGCGGACATCGGCCAGGCGCTGATCGCCGACCCCCGGGTCCGGGTGGTCAGCTTCACCGGTTCCACCGCCGCCGGGCGCAAGGTGGGTGAGGCCGCCGCCCGCCACCTCAAGCGGGCCCAACTGGAGCTGGGTGGCAACTCGGCGTTGATCGTTCTGGACGACGCCGACCTGGACCTCGCGGTCTCGGCCGGTGCCTGGGGGTCGTTCCTGCACCAGGGGCAGATCTGCATGGCCACCGGTCGGCACCTGGTGCACGAGCGGATCGCCGACCAGTACGTCGAGCAGTTGGCGGCCAAGGCCGACCACCTGCCGGTCGGGGATCCGGCGGCCGGGCAGGTGGCGCTCGGCCCGATCATCGACGAACACCAGCGGGACAAGATTCATTCGTTGGTCACGGCCAGCGTCGACGCCGGGGCCCGGTTGGCGGCCGGCGGCACCTACGAGGAGCTGTTCTACCGGCCGACGGTGCTGGCCGGCGCCACCCCGACCACCCCGGCGTTCGCCCAGGAGGTGTTCGGCCCGGTCGCGCCGGTCGCCACCTTCGCCGACCTGGACCAGGCGGTCGCGTTGGCCAACGACACCGAGTACGGCCTGTCGCTCGGCATTCTGAGCCGGGACGTGATGAAGGCGATGGCGCTCGCCGACCGGATCCCCAGCGGCATCGTGCACATCAACGACCAGACCGTCGACGACGAGGCGGTGGCACCGTTCGGCGGGGTGGGGGCCTCCGGCACCGGTGGCCGCTTCGGTGGGCCGGCCGCCAACATCGAGGCGTTCACCGAGACCCAGTGGCTCACCATGCAGGGCGACATCAGCCGGTTCCCGTTCTGA
- a CDS encoding DMT family transporter: MTPPDPTPATAPPQPARRRPAQRRLAGVLPPWLALAVAGLGGVASASQSAVNAELGARMGSAAIGAVVNNIGGSLLVALGLLLLPSMRAGLRTLRAARLPWWTYLGGVGGAFFVTAATYAVPVLGVAVLTIAQVAGNSLGGLVVDRVGLAPAGRLAVTMPRLVGALLGIGAVVVAQVGRPVGQLAVGVIALAVAGGLAVSVQSALNGRVSAASTTAMGTVANFVVSTPLVLIAAGLLGGYRAAAGRAWPGEWYLYLGGLFGVCIVVALLVGVRSVGVLRTGLGVVAGQLVGALLIDVLVPGGPGVSAGLVAGAALIIVAVLVSGRGTRRSRPVGRDGAVADLTGWQTSRPIRPPS; encoded by the coding sequence GTGACACCACCGGACCCTACGCCGGCCACCGCGCCGCCCCAGCCAGCGCGGCGGAGGCCGGCCCAGCGCCGTCTCGCCGGGGTGCTGCCACCCTGGCTGGCGCTCGCCGTCGCCGGGCTCGGCGGGGTGGCGTCCGCGTCGCAGAGCGCGGTCAACGCCGAACTCGGTGCCCGGATGGGCAGCGCCGCCATCGGGGCGGTGGTCAACAACATCGGCGGATCGCTGCTGGTCGCCCTCGGGCTGCTGCTCCTGCCGTCGATGCGCGCCGGGCTGCGTACCCTGCGGGCCGCCCGGCTGCCCTGGTGGACCTACCTCGGCGGAGTCGGCGGGGCGTTCTTCGTCACCGCCGCCACCTACGCCGTCCCGGTGCTCGGGGTGGCGGTGCTGACCATCGCCCAGGTCGCCGGCAACAGCCTCGGCGGCCTGGTGGTGGACCGGGTCGGGCTGGCCCCGGCCGGCCGGCTCGCCGTCACCATGCCCCGGCTGGTCGGGGCGCTGCTCGGCATCGGCGCGGTGGTGGTGGCCCAGGTCGGCCGGCCGGTCGGGCAGCTCGCGGTCGGGGTGATCGCGCTGGCCGTGGCCGGCGGGCTGGCGGTGTCGGTGCAGTCGGCGCTCAACGGGCGGGTCTCGGCGGCCAGCACCACCGCGATGGGCACGGTGGCTAACTTCGTGGTCAGTACGCCGTTGGTGCTGATCGCGGCCGGTCTGCTCGGCGGCTACCGGGCGGCGGCCGGCCGGGCATGGCCGGGCGAGTGGTACCTCTACCTCGGCGGGCTGTTCGGCGTCTGCATCGTGGTGGCGCTGCTGGTCGGGGTCCGGTCGGTCGGGGTGCTGCGGACCGGGCTCGGGGTGGTCGCCGGTCAGCTCGTCGGGGCGCTGCTGATCGACGTCCTGGTCCCCGGCGGTCCCGGCGTCAGCGCGGGTCTGGTCGCCGGCGCCGCGCTGATCATCGTCGCGGTGCTGGTGTCCGGCCGGGGCACCCGCCGGTCCCGGCCGGTCGGCCGGGACGGTGCGGTGGCAGACTTGACCGGGTGGCAGACGAGCCGACCTATCCGACCACCGAGCTGA
- a CDS encoding PH domain-containing protein, with protein MCWSLAAALLLVFTAVSFGLRGSTGANLGSFQRGDQAAMVGLGLVGAAVILLFTRPRVDADADGVRVRNVLRTYQLPWSLVTAVRFDRDAAWASLELADDELVPMLALQSVDREHAVEAVRALRRLHAAGRAATAAG; from the coding sequence ATGTGCTGGTCGCTGGCCGCCGCGCTGCTGCTGGTCTTCACCGCGGTGAGTTTCGGCCTGCGCGGGTCCACCGGCGCGAATCTGGGCAGCTTCCAGCGTGGTGACCAGGCCGCCATGGTCGGCCTCGGCCTGGTGGGGGCCGCCGTGATCCTGCTGTTCACCCGGCCCCGGGTCGACGCCGACGCCGACGGGGTACGGGTGCGCAACGTGCTGCGCACCTACCAACTGCCGTGGTCGCTGGTCACGGCGGTCCGCTTCGATCGGGACGCCGCCTGGGCCAGCCTGGAGCTGGCCGACGACGAGCTGGTGCCGATGCTCGCCCTGCAGTCCGTCGACCGGGAACACGCCGTCGAGGCGGTCCGGGCGTTGCGCCGGCTGCACGCGGCGGGCCGCGCGGCGACCGCGGCCGGCTGA
- the infC gene encoding translation initiation factor IF-3, translating into MNEQIRAREVRLVGPEGEQVGIVPLERALQLAADVDLDLVEVAPMARPPVCKLMDFGKFKYESALKAREARRNQQQTVIKEMKLRPKIDPHDYETKKGHVVRFLKAGDKVKVTIMFRGREQSRPELGYRLLRRLESEISDLGYVEAAPKQDGRNMIMVLAPHRATKAAAAAATAARGGGASRDRESGAVEAPPPAATAGPAGNTGE; encoded by the coding sequence GTGAACGAGCAGATCCGGGCACGTGAGGTCCGACTGGTCGGCCCTGAGGGTGAGCAGGTGGGCATCGTCCCGCTGGAGCGCGCCCTGCAGCTGGCCGCGGACGTCGACCTGGACCTGGTTGAGGTTGCGCCGATGGCGCGTCCGCCGGTGTGCAAGCTCATGGACTTCGGCAAGTTCAAGTACGAGAGCGCACTCAAGGCGCGCGAAGCGCGGCGTAACCAGCAGCAGACCGTCATCAAGGAAATGAAGCTCCGACCCAAGATCGACCCGCACGACTACGAGACCAAGAAGGGTCACGTGGTGCGGTTCCTCAAGGCCGGAGACAAGGTCAAGGTCACGATCATGTTCCGGGGCCGGGAACAGAGCCGGCCGGAGCTGGGCTACCGGCTGCTGCGCCGGCTCGAATCGGAGATCTCCGACCTGGGGTACGTCGAGGCCGCACCGAAGCAGGACGGCCGGAACATGATCATGGTGTTGGCCCCGCACCGGGCCACCAAGGCCGCTGCGGCCGCCGCGACGGCGGCTCGGGGCGGCGGAGCCTCCCGGGACCGGGAATCCGGCGCCGTCGAGGCACCACCACCGGCCGCCACGGCCGGACCCGCCGGGAACACCGGCGAGTGA
- the rpmI gene encoding 50S ribosomal protein L35: MPKMKSHTGMGKRVKVTGRGKILAEQAGKRHLLEGKPSTRTRRLTGTVEVSPADVKRIKKLLGR; the protein is encoded by the coding sequence ATGCCAAAGATGAAGAGCCACACCGGTATGGGCAAGCGGGTCAAGGTGACCGGCCGTGGCAAGATCCTGGCCGAGCAGGCGGGTAAGCGCCACCTGCTGGAGGGCAAGCCCTCCACCCGGACCCGCCGGCTCACCGGCACCGTCGAGGTGTCCCCGGCCGACGTCAAGCGCATCAAGAAGCTGCTCGGCCGCTGA
- the rplT gene encoding 50S ribosomal protein L20, with amino-acid sequence MARVKRSVNAQKKRRTLLEDASGYRGQRSRLYRKAKEQVLHSMQYAYRDRRDRKGDFRQLWITRINAAARANGMTYNRLIQGLKLAGVEVDRKVLADLAVNDATAFAALVEVARTAVAAEGTGGAAAQAA; translated from the coding sequence ATGGCACGCGTCAAGCGGTCCGTCAACGCCCAGAAGAAGCGCCGTACCCTGCTGGAGGACGCCAGCGGCTACCGGGGCCAGCGGTCCCGGCTGTACCGCAAGGCCAAGGAGCAGGTGCTGCACTCGATGCAGTACGCCTACCGGGACCGTCGCGACCGCAAGGGCGACTTCCGGCAGCTGTGGATCACCCGGATCAACGCGGCGGCCCGCGCCAACGGGATGACCTACAACCGCCTCATCCAGGGCCTCAAGCTGGCCGGCGTCGAGGTCGACCGCAAGGTCCTCGCGGACCTGGCGGTCAACGACGCCACCGCGTTCGCCGCCCTGGTGGAGGTGGCCCGCACGGCGGTCGCCGCCGAAGGCACCGGCGGCGCGGCGGCCCAGGCCGCCTGA